CTCTACTGCAGCCTGGAGGTGGAAGCAACAAACATGCAgtgacttttttattattattgttatttgccGGTGTTACTACTCAGGGTCCCGGAGGGAGGTTTCTGCAATCTCATCCCAGCTCTGATGGCCCCCTTCTCCCTGTGCCACAGTGCCAGGCCCAGCTGCTCAAGCATAGGGAAGTGGATAGGTTTTCCCCTTAATCTGGAACTCCAGGGCTGTGCTGACTTATCAATGTGAGCTGATACCATGGCAAAGTACAAGCAAGGTGTAGAGTACAAATGTTAGCAGGACAATGCATGCTCATTAGAGGAGATGCCTAGGGTTTGTATTATTGTACTTCAGTGTTAGCTGTTTCCTCTTGTTCTGCTTAAATGTGGGGGACAAAGGACAAGCTAACTGAAGGCTATGTCTGAATCAATGACcggggaaagaaagaaggaaacccTCTCAAGCACGATGCAGTTTAAAGGCAATCTATGTTGGGTAATAGAAATGATACTTTTGTACTTACAAGCAAGAGTTTGATTGGAAGGAAAGTTAATGTGACCATCTAACACCACAATAGAGAAACaaacatattttataaataattgACATCTACACATCAAAGAAAGCCATTCTTATAACTGAGGGGTAAAAGAGTCCTACTACCCGAAGGCTCATTTCTCTCAAGTGAAGCCACTGTTAGAGATGCTGCTCTGTTGACAGCTTTTTAGAGGCCAGACAGATTTCTAATGGGTTACTGAGGAGGTAACCCTAAAATCGCCACCATACAAAGTCTAGGGCTGCTGAGGATATCTTTCCatagctcttcctcctcctgtgctTGTTATTTGACTAAGGGTACATCTAAACTGCAACAATACCCAGCGGCAGTGAGTCTCAGgggacttgggctcatggggcttgtactactgggctaaaaatagcagtgcaggcataaccacttgggctggagcccaggctctgagatccacCAAGACTCCAGCCCGAGCGGGAACATTTAaactgctacttttagccccgtagcacaagcctgagtcatttgaccctggctctgagaccTGCTATTGTGGAGCTTTTTTGCTGTATAGATGCACCCTAACTCATTTCTGTAAATTAACAGTAGACTCAATCCCAAACGTCAGGGTTTAAAACAATCTCTAGCTATTAGAGATCAGAATGAGCCCTAATGTGGGGGCGGATTATCCCCTATTTCCTCCCTGTGgagttcttacaccttcctctgaagcactggccattgtcagccACAGGATACCAGAGTAGGTGGACCTGagatctgatccagtgtggccattccTTGTTTCCTAAGAGTTCTATTGTTTAATGTAAACTGATTTGGGTTTTGACTGTTATATCTGAGAAAAGTTATTTGCTGCAGTTCTCAAAGGAATCTGAACTTTGTCTTCACAGGAAGGTGAACGAGATGGTCTGTGCACAAGGGTGACGATAGAGAGAGgaaggctggggagcagggccacaCTACAGGCTGGAAAATAACAATGTTGATACATGATGACCAAACAACCTAAGGGTACAAGGGTCTGTCAGGTTAGCCTATTAGTGAGTTAAACAACACTTCAATGATAGGCAAGTCATATGGCCGAATGCTCTCCTTAGACCAAATTCTGGCTAAAATGATTGGTACCCAAGTGAGCGCATTTATAAACATGGCCAGAAGAAGGAGCTGGGCCTGCCACCCCACGGCCCTGACAAGGAGTTACAGCACCATGTGGTCTCCGCTTTTGCTTCTACCCACACCTGCAACTAGACTACCAATGCCGCTGCCAGTCCTGGAGCGGCTCCTCCAGTCATGGCCAACCCAAAGCTCAGGCTCCAATGGGAAGGAACTGGGCCCACTGCACTAGCCCTTGCTGCTCCCAGCTGGTGATTCAGCACCACATAGCATCCCCACCTTCTAATGGAAGCTCCCTGGGCTGGGATATAAAAGACCCTAGAGAACCAAAAGTTCCCCTTCATCCCTTTCTAAGGCATTCTTTAACCCCTTCACTTTCCCTAAGCTACCTGACTCAGCACCCCCATTCATGTCACTCTCCGAACCTGAGAAGCAATAAAAGCATGAGAAGATGGGTTGGGGAAGAAGGGAATACAACTGCAATGCCAAGTTATTTTGCTGTATGATGATCTAACAGCTTTAAAGATTTAATTTAGTTGGGTATCCATCCATGTAGCAATGTATTTTCTTATACTGCACTTCAGGGCATGTGATAATCATCATTGCCAGATCCCCAGTAGACTAATTATAAGACAACAATTTTCAAACACTAAGAATAACAGTCATCTGAAACTAAATCTGGGGTTAAATTTAGGTCTGACTATCTCTCATAGAAGGAGGAAACTTTAAAGCTCTACATTAAAAATTCATATTTCTCTGGGCACTGGTTTAATATGATGACTACAATATTACATTTTACAAAAAGGTTAATTTCCCTTTTTCCAGGTTTCCTAAGGAGAAAGCCTCTGTTGTTACTTGAAAATCACAGGAACATTTTGCCACAGAAGGCAAAACACAATAAAGTATtaaaggggttttttgtttggttggggttttttgtaaATTGACACATTTATGTTGTACACAAACAAATAAATGTTACAATGTGTTTTGGGCCAAATCACTTTGATTGCACATCATATCCTTCCAGGCCCCGGATACTCTTCAGTTCTGCAGTTATAGAATCCTCCTGCATTATGTTCTAtattgctttttcttcttttatgtGACTAGGCAGAAGATTCCGGATGCCATTCTTTTATTTCACTTACAGCTCCTCTGCCCTTTCTCCAGGATACAAAGGACTTGTTTCAATAGAAGTAATTGGCAAATGAACTGTTCTGTTAGATACTATGTGACACAAATCActtttgctatttttagccaggTTCAGTTGCCCTCCCTCCCTTTAAAACTGAACCCTCGTTGTTACTGCCTGATGTACCTTTACAGATTCAGACTTTTGAAGGAAATCGGCCAATGCTTTTTTTAACAGAGATGGAAGTTCCTTGCTTTAGGACTCAAGTCCAAAAATAGCCAGAATGTAAGACAACAGAGGCCGAGATTTAGAGAGACTTGTTCAAAATCAggtgaaaataattttaaaatcaatgtctTTGCTATGTTGAtgaatttttctatttaaaagcTTTGCTACTGATCATAGACAAACTCCTAattgtgagagtgtgtgtgtgttcccattgacataaatgggctttggatctgccTGTAGTTCCTAAAGCCACAGTAAAGAAAGATCTCTTACTCACCTGTTCTTTTCTACTACTGGTCAGCTCTGGGGACAAATTTCAGCTCACTCTTTATATTCTGGATCTCTGATAAGTTGACAGCAGGGCCTGGAAGTTTCTTGGCTCCTGGGAgctgcttcttctccttctcttcctctgtaGAAGCAGGAATGCTCTGTGCAAAGGGAAAATAGTCACCTTACGATAACCATACACATCTCTTGAGCATAAACAGAGATCAGATTAATTGGGAAATGTGAAAAGGTTTTTTTGATGCTAAATGTAATCACAATGGAAACTGGACAGCTGTAAGAAGGAATTAACTTGGTTAGTAGATGCCTTGAGATGCCTGCACATGttttgaaaaatacattaaagtgTGCTGAATGCACAAGGATTTACATCTTTCTACATGTGAGTAGCAATTTACTATGTTAAAGGAATAATGGGAAGTGAATCTGGTGGAGTGCCATAGGCAgtcaaaaggaagaaaagtaaaTGTCCATTTTTATGACCTAATATCTTGTCGAGTTACATAGCCATGAGCTCTAGCTACTGAGAAACCTAATATTCTGCAACTCCCGAGTCTCTGAAGAGCAGAGCTGTGATGGTAGCTCATGggcactaagggcctgatccaaagcctattaaagtcaatgggagtttttccattgacttcagtgagctttggatcaggccctgtggaaGAGATGGATTTTGAGAGATTTGCGACACAGCGTAGTGGGAATCTTTAAAATTAAGACCAAGACCTGGGTCTGGACTCAAACAGGGAGCTAATGTAGAGTGTTGGAGCATTGGAGGTGAGGATGGGGTATGTTCTTGTCATCTGTGTTAGTTATAACATGGCCTACCACATGCTGTATTATCTGCAGCTTCTTCATGGTCTTCCATTGGCAACCCTTATTTGTCGTACATGGCCATGACTGAAGCTGGAGGTGATAAATCACTTTGGCTGGTCCAGCTATGACTGGAAGGGATGCATTTCTGGCTTCTAACACCATGTGGAGTAGTGCTGGATGAACTTTTCTacatacaactttttttttttttcagcaaaaatgcaCATTCGGTGATACCACATACCTTCTTGAGTACATGTCGATTTTgctgaatttttcattttgaaaaaaactttttaaaagttcagaaaaaatcaaaacagtcagttttgaaattttctaaatgaaatgttttgatttttcagtctgaaacaacttttcctttcaaaatttcctttaattttatttttaaaaattcaaagttattttaaaatgctcaaaatcacaaggaaacatttcattctttttaaatGCAATGCTTTGTTTGAtccaaacccatttttttcttttctaaattgccaatgaacaaaaaaacctgtttttcacccAACTGTAATTCAGATGTCCAGGAGTAGTGAAACATACAGAACAAGCCCAGAACTATGTATTACCTTGTTGTGTCAATTGGTGGGTAGATGCCCTCAAAAGATGGTGTCATGGTTTTGGCCAAGTCTTCAGAATCTTTCCCTTTGCCCAATTACATCACCTTGTGTTTCTTGGATTTAGGTTTCAGTGAAGCTAGTCTTAATACAAGTACAAGACAGCTGGTGACAGCTTCTCTCTGTGAGAAGATGTCAAGCCAGGTGCCATCTGTACAATGCTGTTATTGAACACAGCCTAATTCTTCCCCTCTCGTCCCCCCATCTCTAATTCCTACTGTTTCCTTGACattaagaccagaaaggaccatttattattattattaactgtaGTAGTTGAACATTTATACTGTGGCAGTGCCTACAGTCTACAACCGGGACATCTCATCTCAACTGACTTTAAGGTGGGTAGGTAGTTTTCCAACAAGGAACTTAAGATTTTTCCAGCCTAAGTTCTATATCAGGGGTTCTGAAACTTGTTTTGCTGGaatcccctttgaaaatatttcaggttctGGTGACAGTCCAATAGTATTAATAGTACTATTAATACAATAATAGTATTATTTCTAGTAATTGATTGACCAAATATAGCTCCAGGAGGAagaggtttcagaggggtagctgtgttagtgtgggcagtgaagaaacagattgacagagcgagaagggtacccagaagtcacccactacaggacaggcccaataaagaaagtaacagaacgccactagccatcaccaacaacccccaactaaaacctctccagctcatcaaggatctacaacctatcctgaaggatgattcctctctctcccagaccttgggacaCAGGCCAGTTCTCGCTTATAGACAgcaccccccaacctgaagcaaatactcaccagcaactacacaccacataacagaaacactaaccaaggaaccaacccctgcaacaaaccccgttgccagctctgtccgcatatctattcaggggacactatcataggaccaaccacatcagccacaccatcaagggctcgttcacctgcacatctaccaatgtgatatatgccatcatgtgccagcaatgcccctctgccatgtacattggccaatccggacagtctctacacaaaagaatgaatggacacaaatcagacatcaagaattgtaacattcaaaaaccagtaggagagcacttcaatctccctgcacactcaataacagacttaaaagttgccattcttcaacaaaaaaacttcaaaaacagacttcaatgagaaactgcagaactggaattaatttgcaaactggacaccatcagattaggct
The Eretmochelys imbricata isolate rEreImb1 chromosome 1, rEreImb1.hap1, whole genome shotgun sequence DNA segment above includes these coding regions:
- the SMPX gene encoding small muscular protein encodes the protein MSKQPVSNVRSIQANINIPMGAFRPGAGHPPKRKEFIPEVEESIPASTEEEKEKKQLPGAKKLPGPAVNLSEIQNIKSELKFVPRADQ